Part of the Polaribacter sp. Hel1_33_78 genome is shown below.
CCTGCAGGCATCGCTACGCAAAAACCTGAATTGAGAAAATTGATAAATATAGACAAGTCAGCAACCCAGCTTTATAATTTCTTTAATGCTTCTACTGAATTAATGAAAGTTATGGCAAGAGCCTGCGGACATAATCATTTGAACCAATTTGAGCAAAGAGATATTACCACATGGAAAAAAGATATGGCAGAATTAACTGGAATTAGGTTTGCCGGCAAATAGTCTGTATGAGTCCATTTATTTGCTGTTAAGCATTCATATACAGCCCGTTGCACCCTATTAAAAAAGATAAAAATAATGAATAGTTTGGTATCACATAAAATCCAATTGTTTAAAGAGAATCAAGAGATTAATTGTCCTGACACCAGTACCATATTAGAAGCCACCTTAGCTGCTGGCTTTAATCACGCGCATGCCTGTGGAGGAATAGCAACATGCTCTACTTGCAAGGTTCGTATAATAGAAGGATTAGAAAAATGTAATCCACGAAACAAGGAAGAGCAAAAAATGGCCGAAAAATTAAATTTTCCTTCAGACATTCGTCTGGCTTGCCAAACCAATATAATTGGCAATATATCAATCCGAAGAATGGTATCGGACAAATTGGATATGGACATTATATCCGAACAGTTTTCTAAAGATTCAGAAATCGCTCTTGGGAGTGAACAAAAGTTGACTATAGTATTTACCGATATTATTGACTATACGCCCTTAGCAGAAAAACTTCCTTCTTATGATATAGTTCATATTCTTAATCGATATTATCGAATTATGAATGTGATTATTCAAGATTATAAGGGATTTATTAGCGATGTAGCTGGGGATGGTGTTTTGGCTGTTTTTGGAACGGATAAAAAAAGTAATAATTCCGTTTTGGATGCAATTCAGGCAATAGAAGAAATGAATGAAAAATTAGAACTGTTTAATAAATATCTTGATGAAAATTTTAATATAAAATTTAGAATTCGTGCAGGGGTTCATTACGGGAACGTCATTCTAGGACCCTTTAATACCAGGAATATGAAGAAATTGGCAGTTATAGGTGATAATGTAAATTATGCCAGTCGTATTGAATCCGCTAACAAAGAGCTTGACACTAAACTTTTACTTTCTGAAGAGGCTTATCAAGAAGTAAAAGAAACATACCCAAAGCATAATTCGTTTCAGACTACCTTAAAAGGTAAGACAGGACAATATAACCTTTATGAAATCTTATAATACCTGAGTTCAATCTAAAAGATAGATGCATTTGCACGCTGCTGGTCTTATACTAAACGTTGTAAGCAATAAATAGTAACATGAGTGAATTAGAAAAAATCCTAAACATCGAAGCTGACTCCAACCTTAAGCACTTTAAAAAAGGGGGATTTATTCAACAACCGAACCAGTTAAAAGCCAATGCAATCTTCGTTAAAAAGGGACTTATTAGAAGTTACATTATCGACAGCACTGGAAAAGAACACATCTATATGTTCGCCTCTGAAGGATGGATTACAGGAGACATTGAAGCTGTAGAATTTAATGAACCGACTACGTTATACATTGATTGCCTAGAAAATTCAGAGGTAATAGTATTAAAGAAAGATTACCTAAAGGAAGCTGACCTTTCAAAAGACAAATTACTGCAAAACATGAAGAAGATGTCTCGAAACCTTGGAAAGATGCAACGCAGGATACTCATGCTTATTGGTTCACCCGCTGTTGACCGTTATAATTATTTTTTAGAAACATATCCAGAGCTACCTAATAGAGTCCCTCAAAAAATGATAGCTTCTTACTTAGGCATCATGCCACAAACGTTAAGCACAATAAGGAGCAAAATAGCTAAAGGAAAATAATTTCATTTCTTCATCTATGTGAATCCGTAGAAATTCAGAAGTACAGACATTTGTATAAATTAAATTTTACTACAAATGAAAAAAGTAAAAATTATTGTACGAATCCTCTTAGGATTAATGGTTCTGATATTTGGACTAAATAAATTTCTACAATTTATGCCCATGCCTCAATTGCCAGAATCGGCTGGTGAATTTATGGGAGCCTTAGTTAAAAGTGGCTACTTAATGCAGGCAGTGGCCATCGTAGAGATTGTAACAGGAATAATGCTGTTAATCAACAGATTTCAAGCATTAGCATTAGTAATACTATTCCCCGTATTACTGAATGCCTTTTGGTTCCATCTTTTCTTAGATCCTGCATGGATTGCTGGAGCTTTTATAGCCATAGCAATGAACCAATTCTTATTCTTTGCTAATAAGGAATCATATAAATCAATACTAAAGTTTAAAGAAACACATAATGAAAAAGCAATATAAAAATGAGGATATAACGATCCATTGGGATCAGTCAAAATGTATTCATGCTGGAGTATGCGTTCGGTCATTGCCTAAAGTCTACAATCCCAAAGAACAACCATGGATAAAAATCGAAAATGCTTCTTCTGAAGAACTAAAAACTCAAATAAGTAAATGTCCATCAGGAGCAT
Proteins encoded:
- a CDS encoding adenylate/guanylate cyclase domain-containing protein — encoded protein: MNSLVSHKIQLFKENQEINCPDTSTILEATLAAGFNHAHACGGIATCSTCKVRIIEGLEKCNPRNKEEQKMAEKLNFPSDIRLACQTNIIGNISIRRMVSDKLDMDIISEQFSKDSEIALGSEQKLTIVFTDIIDYTPLAEKLPSYDIVHILNRYYRIMNVIIQDYKGFISDVAGDGVLAVFGTDKKSNNSVLDAIQAIEEMNEKLELFNKYLDENFNIKFRIRAGVHYGNVILGPFNTRNMKKLAVIGDNVNYASRIESANKELDTKLLLSEEAYQEVKETYPKHNSFQTTLKGKTGQYNLYEIL
- a CDS encoding Crp/Fnr family transcriptional regulator — translated: MSELEKILNIEADSNLKHFKKGGFIQQPNQLKANAIFVKKGLIRSYIIDSTGKEHIYMFASEGWITGDIEAVEFNEPTTLYIDCLENSEVIVLKKDYLKEADLSKDKLLQNMKKMSRNLGKMQRRILMLIGSPAVDRYNYFLETYPELPNRVPQKMIASYLGIMPQTLSTIRSKIAKGK
- a CDS encoding DoxX family membrane protein, which produces MKKVKIIVRILLGLMVLIFGLNKFLQFMPMPQLPESAGEFMGALVKSGYLMQAVAIVEIVTGIMLLINRFQALALVILFPVLLNAFWFHLFLDPAWIAGAFIAIAMNQFLFFANKESYKSILKFKETHNEKAI
- a CDS encoding (4Fe-4S)-binding protein, whose protein sequence is MKKQYKNEDITIHWDQSKCIHAGVCVRSLPKVYNPKEQPWIKIENASSEELKTQISKCPSGALSYTSNKNDN